The genomic region CCGCAACCATCTTGTCGGCAGCGCCGAACATATGCGGCTTCTGTCGATGGGGGTGATCCTGCTGGTCGTGATGCGCTTCAGCCCGCGGGGCCTGATCCCGGAGAAGTGATCCCTGCGACATTCTTTGTCGCAAAACCGCATGACCCCTGCCCTTGCCCCGGCCAATCTCTGCCCGGAAAGAAAAGGAGTCGTCCATGAAAAACCATTCCCGCGTGGTCGTCATCGGCGGCGGTGTCGTCGGCTGTTCGGTGCTTTACCACCTGACCAAGCTGGGCTGGTCCGACGTCATGCTGATCGAACGGGCCGAACTCACCGCAGGCTCCACCTGGCACGCGGCGGGGGGATTTCACACCCTGAACGGCGACACCAACATGGCGGCGCTGCAGGGCTATACGATCCGGCTTTACAAGGAGCTTGAGGCGATCACCGGCATGTCCTGTGGCCTGCACCATGTCGGCGGGATCACCTTGGCCGACAACACGGCCCGGTTCGAACAGCTGAAAGCCGAACGCGCCAAGCACCGCTACATGGGGCTGGATACCGAGATTCTGGGGCCCGAGGAAATCGCCAAGCTGACCGACGGGATGGTCAACCTCGAAGGCATCATCGGCGCGCTTTACGACCCGCTGGATGGCCACCTTGACCCCTATGGCACCACACACGCCTACGCGAAAGCGGCCAAGATGGGCGGGGCGGAGATTGTGCTGCACACCAAGGTGATCGCCACCAATCCAACGAAGGACGGCTGGGAAGTCGTCACCGACAAGGGCACCGTCACCTGTGAGCATCTGGTGAATGCCGCCGGTCTTTGGGCGCGGGAAGTCGGCGCGATGGCTGGGGTCTACCTGCCGCTCCTCCCTATGGCGCACCAATACCTCGTCACCGATGACATTCCGGAAATCGTCGCCCGTGGCGGCCGCGAATTCCCGCATGTGATGGACCCGGGCGGGGAAAGCTATCTGCGGCAGGAAGGTCGCGGCTTCTGCATCGGCTTTTACGAAAAGCCCTGTGAAGGCTGGTCGATCGACGGCACCCCCTGGACCTGGGGGCAGGAGCTGCTGCAGGAACAGTTCGACAAGATCGCCGACAGCATCGAGTTTTCCTATCGCCGCTTCCCTGCCCTGCAACGCGCGGGCGTCAAGCGGGTGATCCACGGCCCCTTCACCTTTGCCCCCGATGGCAACCCGCTGATCGGCCCGGTGCAGGGCCTGCGCAACTACTGGTCGGCTTGCGCGGTCATGGCGGGCTTCTCTCAAGGCGGCGGCATGGGCCTCGCCCTCGCCCAGTGGATGATTGAGGGTGAGGTCGAACGCGACCCGCGCGGCTTTGACGTGTCGCGCTTTGGCACCTGGACGAGCCCCGGCTACACCGTGCCGAAGGTGATCGAGAACTACCAGATGCGGTTCTCCGTCTCCTACCCGAACGAAGAACGCCCCGCCGCCCGCCCCTTCCGCACTACCCCGATGTATCAGGTCTTCGACGGCATGAACGCCGTCTGGGGCCAGCAATACGGGCTGGAGGTGGTGAACTACCACGCCCTGCCGGGCGAGCCGCGCTATGAGGAGCCGTCCTTCAAACGCTCCAACGCGTGGGAGGCGACGCGGCAGGAAGTCATGGCCGTCCGCGAAGGCGTGGGCATCAACGAGGTGCAGAACTTCGGCAAATACCGGATCACAGGTCCCAACGCGCGGGACTGGCTGGACCGGATCATGGCCGGGAACATCCCGAAGCCGGGCCGCCTGTCCCTTACCCCGATGCTGGCCCATTCGGGCAAGATCATCGGCGACTTCACCGTCTCCTGCCTCTCCGACCACGAATTCCAGCTCACTGCCAGCTACGGCGCGCAAGGCTGGCACGAACGCTGGTTCGAGCAGAATCCCATGGAGGGTGTGCGGGTCGAAAACATCTCCGACGCGCGCTCCGGCTTCCAGATCGCCGGGCCAAACGCGCGCGAGCTTCTGTCGCGCGTCACCCGTGCTGATGTCAGCGCCGAGGCGTTCAAGTTCATGGACGTGAAGCGCTTGACCGTCGGCATGGCCAACTGCATCGTCCAGCGCGTCAGCTATACTGCTGATCTGGGCTATGAAATCTTCACCGACCACATGTCCGTCCGCCACCTCTGGGACACCCTTTCCGAAGCCGGCCGCGACCTTGGCCTGCGCCCCTTCGGGATGCGCGCGATGATGTCGCTGCGCCTCGACAAATGGTTCGGTTCTTGGGGCCGTGAGTTCAGCCCGGATTACACCCCCGCCGAGACCGGCCTTGACCGCTTCATCCGCTGGAACAAGCCCGCCGACTGGATCGGTAAAGCCGCCGCGATGGCGGAAAAGGCCAGCGGCCCCAAGCGCAAACTTGTCAGCTTCATTGTCGACGCCAAGGATGCCGATGTCGTGGCGTGGGAGCCGATCTGGCTGGATGGTGCGGTCGTGGGCTTCTGCACCTCCGGCGGCTACAGCCATACCACCGGGAAATCGGTCGCCATGGGGTTCCTGCCCGCCGACCGGGTGGAAGACGGCCTGATGTGCGAGATTGAAATCCTAGGCGAACGCCGTCCGGCCACCGTCCACCTCGCCCCGCTTTGGGATGACGGCGGCCGGATGCGCGGCTGATCTTTCTCTTCCCCAAATATCCTCGGGGGGTGAAGGGGGGCAGACGGCCCCCCTTCTTCCATGGCATCATCCCGCGATGACACCGCAGATCCTGATCCTTGCTGCCGGATCGTCCTCGCGCATGCGGGGGGGCGACAAGCTGTTGGAACGGATCGACGGACAGCCGCTGCTGGCGCGGATCGCATCAGCGGCGCTTGCCACGGGTGCAAAAGTCACCGTGACCCTGCCGCCCGACCGGCCTGCCCGAACCCTTGCGCTGGATGGCCTGCCCGTCCGTCAGATCATCGTGCCCGACGCGGCAAGCGGCATGGCAAGCAGCCTGAAGGCCGGACATGCCGCGATCCCGGCTGATGCTCCGCTGTTGCTGTTGCTTGCCGACCTGCCCGAGATCACGGCGGATGACCTGTCGCGGATGCTGTCCGAATGGCAGCTCACCCCCGATCTCATCCTGCGCGGCACGGCCAGTGATGGAACGCCGGGCCACCCGGTTTGCCTGCCTGTCTGGTGCCGCGCCGAACTTGCCAGCCTTGAAGGCGACGAAGGGGCCCGCTCCATCCTCGCCCGACATGCTGACAGGCTGCGCCTTGTGCCCTTGCCCAATGCCCATGCAACAACCGACCTTGACACGCCAGAGGACTGGGCGGCGTGGCGGCGTCAGCGGCGGACGTGACCCTTGAAGTCGGGCGGGAC from Tabrizicola piscis harbors:
- a CDS encoding nucleotidyltransferase family protein, with amino-acid sequence MTPQILILAAGSSSRMRGGDKLLERIDGQPLLARIASAALATGAKVTVTLPPDRPARTLALDGLPVRQIIVPDAASGMASSLKAGHAAIPADAPLLLLLADLPEITADDLSRMLSEWQLTPDLILRGTASDGTPGHPVCLPVWCRAELASLEGDEGARSILARHADRLRLVPLPNAHATTDLDTPEDWAAWRRQRRT
- a CDS encoding GcvT family protein; protein product: MKNHSRVVVIGGGVVGCSVLYHLTKLGWSDVMLIERAELTAGSTWHAAGGFHTLNGDTNMAALQGYTIRLYKELEAITGMSCGLHHVGGITLADNTARFEQLKAERAKHRYMGLDTEILGPEEIAKLTDGMVNLEGIIGALYDPLDGHLDPYGTTHAYAKAAKMGGAEIVLHTKVIATNPTKDGWEVVTDKGTVTCEHLVNAAGLWAREVGAMAGVYLPLLPMAHQYLVTDDIPEIVARGGREFPHVMDPGGESYLRQEGRGFCIGFYEKPCEGWSIDGTPWTWGQELLQEQFDKIADSIEFSYRRFPALQRAGVKRVIHGPFTFAPDGNPLIGPVQGLRNYWSACAVMAGFSQGGGMGLALAQWMIEGEVERDPRGFDVSRFGTWTSPGYTVPKVIENYQMRFSVSYPNEERPAARPFRTTPMYQVFDGMNAVWGQQYGLEVVNYHALPGEPRYEEPSFKRSNAWEATRQEVMAVREGVGINEVQNFGKYRITGPNARDWLDRIMAGNIPKPGRLSLTPMLAHSGKIIGDFTVSCLSDHEFQLTASYGAQGWHERWFEQNPMEGVRVENISDARSGFQIAGPNARELLSRVTRADVSAEAFKFMDVKRLTVGMANCIVQRVSYTADLGYEIFTDHMSVRHLWDTLSEAGRDLGLRPFGMRAMMSLRLDKWFGSWGREFSPDYTPAETGLDRFIRWNKPADWIGKAAAMAEKASGPKRKLVSFIVDAKDADVVAWEPIWLDGAVVGFCTSGGYSHTTGKSVAMGFLPADRVEDGLMCEIEILGERRPATVHLAPLWDDGGRMRG